The window accgtgtctactcaggagtttgcatccctcttgcacttacctctttacttaccgcattacgtttccgcattcactctatcttgcatacctttactttcctagttagttcgATTAGGTTTGGCTAGGTTGCAaatcttttaggggtaagtagagagtagcatagataaaccttagtcataactagcatgtgtaggacatgttaggtttatcgtatgcaagtagtttgagccctatgttaaaaagcgattagcgaccctattcaccccctccccctctagggtcggacaccctggtgatccttacaatggCAGGAAGGGAAGCGGGGAGGTTAAAAAAATGTATATTGGCATCACATGAAAGCCTAGCAGCATGGCAGATGGCAGCAGCCAGTGGCCAACAGCAGAGCATTACCACAGTGGTGGCTGAGCTGACCTGAGCtgccctcgccgctcgcgctggctggctggcttctTCCACCGGGGCTGGGGGCTGGGGCTCGGTACAAAAATGGGGGGAAACAGGATTTGTGTCCTGAGGCTATCTGCACTGGGTAGTGGGAGTGGTAGGCCACCGTCGCCTCCAGCACCGATTTAGAGGAAAAAAGGTTGCAGCGGGGGACGGTAACTGGTCCGGTATCATTGTGGACAAGGCGAGGTCCGGCAAATCGAGCGAAGGTAGTGCTCATCCGCCATGCACCGACGTGGCGTGGGGCCCGTGCACCTTGCGCCATCCCAACCACTCAAAGCTCGAGGTCGCCGGCGCCCAAAGctactgctgccgccgccgccgctgccgccatggccaccgagCGCGGATCCGGACGCCACCAACCTGTACGGCGCGCTGAGATCCGCCGGCCTGGAGCACGGGGCATGGAGCACCGGTGTTGGGAGCACGAAGCAAGGGAGCACCAGCGTTGGGAGCATGGAGCAAGGGAGCACGGAGCACCGGCGTTGGGAGCACGGAGCACCGATCCTTCCCCACCGCGGAGCAGTGGACGGAGCTCGAGCAGGGGCCACGCACCGGCCGCCTCACCACGGAGTAGGGGCCGCATGCCGGTCCTCCCCCGCCACGGAGCAAGGGCCGCCTGGCCGGAGCCCCGCCGTGACGTCGTGGTGGCTGGCGTGGAGTGGCCGGAGGGGCGGCGGAAGTGCCAggaacggcggcgccgccgcgtgcggCCGAGCTCGCCTGCTCCATTGCCCATCGCGGGCCGCGTGTGCACCGGTATAGCCCGGCCGTGCTAGCGAGGTCCGCCGCCCGCGCTGCGTTGTCTGTGGCCGAGGGGGAGGACCGCGCCGCCCATGACCGCCGGGAGGAGCAGGCGCGTGCGGAGGGGAGTCCGCCACAGaggggaggacgaggaggccaTGGCCTGCCGCCGTctgaccgcggcggcgcgctgctcgcctgcccgggccgcgacgccggcctcctccgcacTCCTCCGCGCCACGatgccggcctcctccgcgcggGCAGCCGCGACGctggcctcctccgcgccgcgatGTAGAGGAGGCACCACGGGGACGAAGGGAGAGCGGGGTGCATCGTTCGGGCGCGGAGGGAGCAGAGCCGCGAGCAGGGGAGCTAGGCCGCTGCCGTCCCCATCCGTGCCTCCGCCGTCTGCCCTCGCTATGGCCCGCCACGCAACGACCCCGCCCGGAGCTCGAGCTGTCGTTGTGGCCTGCTGCGCACCGGCCAGCCGTGGCCACCGCGCTGGCCGCCCGCCGTGGCCTCCGCGCGCGCAGTCCTCCGCGGTGGGGATGGCGAGCTCCTGGCGGCGCCCGGcgaagggagcaggggaggcgccaGCCCCGCGGAGAGccaaagagagggaggggcggggagggagggagaccggggagggaggagcggcgccggggagagggagagagagataaTGAGAGAAAGGGGACGCGGGCAGAGAAAGATGGGGGAAGgtgagagggtgcgggtggaTTTCGAGGGGTGaggctgacgtgtggggcccacgTATGAATAGTTGGTATAGAGTATGAGATATAGTGGATAATGGGTGCGGAGAAATTGAATATAGagaagagaatcttgatgactaaaacaaaatatttcttttaggggATGAAAATAGAGTATCACGAGTGTGGATGGGCTGAACCTGGGGGAGCTTCTGCGCCGGTGACGAAACAGGTTTGCCTCGCTGCTTCATACTCATATGCAGTCATGGATGTTTTTTAATCATgacccccgcccccccccccgccgtgcTGCTCCATGGCTCCATCCCTGTGCTGTGCATCTTTATCAGGTCACTGCTCGCGTCCAAGGCGGCCCGTCGGCCCCTGTCCGACGGCAGGTGCTTAGCATGGGAGAAAATGAAATCAAATGGAGGCCAccgaaaagaaaggaagaaagcaaCAAAAGGGGAGCTAGCCGCCGCTGGACAGAAGGCTGTTGGGGGAGAAAGTGATGGATGGAGATTCTATCTGGAGTAATTTGGAGTATACTACATCTATACATGGTGCAACACTTTGCTAGGAGTAGGAttgtaaaaaatttaaaaactgGGTTGGCAGCGGGGCAGGGCCGGCAGCATGTCGTCAGGCCTCGGCAGTCGGTACCCACCCCTTCAGTCAGATGgtgtgagagagagggaaggtgtgtttagatccacgAAAATCTGTTAGAAaaggtcacatcggacactgtagtatAATGTagcattttttatttgtttgtggtaaatattgtcctattataggctaactaggctcaaaagattcgtctcgcaacgtacatcaaaattatgcaattagtttttttatttacctacatttagtactccatgcatgtgtcatttgctatatttaatgtttcgatgtgatttcgatgtgatggaaagtttggaggagtTTGGGGGAAGTGAACACAGGCGAAGAGGATTTCGTGCACCAAAACGCCCGTGCGGCGTTgcggccaccaccgccgtcgtcCACGGCCAAACTCCCGCGCtgcaggctgtgtttagatctgtaaaatggtggtaaaaaagGTCATATCAGACACTGtatcacttttcgtttgtttgtggtaattgttgtcctatcatgacctaactaggctcaaaagattcatctcatcgtgtacatcaaaattatataatttgtttttttatttacctacatttaatgctccatgcatgagacaaaaaatttgatgtgataggtgaatagtaaaGTTTGGAGGGAGAAgttttgaaactaaacacagccgcaGTTTATTTTGGTCCTGCGCGGTGAATTGGGCAATTGGTCTGTAGGAGATGTCGTGTCCCATGGCCTGCCTACCGAGGATGCTCTTCTCCATTTAGGGAGCAGGAGTGGACTGATGACTCTGGCCGCATATGCGTAAGCATAATTCCTTCTCTATCCTCCTCTCAAATGTGCCTTTAGTACCGTCATGGATGATGTGTACCCGACCTGTTTTATAGAATGCCATAGAGAACCATATTAATTATTGCTTTGCTCATTCTTGTCAAAAAATCCATATGATAAAAATGTAATCTAAACAAGACTGAGTCTAAATATTTGTGATGTCAACCGTGTTTCTTTTGATAATTGGTGTATTGGACGAGCCAATTGGTTTCCATTGCGGACAAAACTTAGCAATTGCAAATCTGCTGATTTCTAGGGGGGAACAGAAGAGGCCTTTTTGGAAGGTTCAAATGAGATTTTGTGCCCCGTGCAGAGTGAGGCAAGTTGTTGATTCTCTTTCCCCGTTGCTGTTGGATAGCTAAGAATAGATGGATAAGTGAGAGGTAAATAAGTTTCTGTCCCAGGAGGGAAAAAAGGGAGTAATACGTTCTGCCTTTTGATAGAACATGCCTCATATTATGTGTTCCTATTTTACCTCTTCTGTAGCCTCCATCATTGAATCATGTAGTTATATTATGCGTTTGCTTCTTGCCTACTACTCAATAAATTGGTTATTTCCGATGCTTAAAGTGAAATTGATTTATTATGTGCGATATATGTAATGACTGAAATCTTATCGTTTCTCGTGCATAGGTGACTTCAACACATGCTTCAGACACATTGTGCTCCATGAAAGCTGAACTGATGATAAAAGAATGATATGCTGCTGGTCAATTGCTGACCTGTACAGCTACAtcagggtttttttttgtgGTGTTTCAGTTGCTTTCTTTCTTGTGTGTTTCAGTATGAATGGTTAAGCGTACTCAATGGTTGAATTTGTCTTCTACTGGTACAGCGGCGCTAGGAAGCCTGGATTACTGGTACAGCCATCgccaccccctcctcccctccagaTGCCCGGGGCTTCCTATCCATCTACCAGAAGACAGAAAAGCACTGTATCGCACAGCCCATCTAAGCCCAACAGTGCACACAAGGTAAACGCGGCACATGAGCACCAGCAAGCACCAACCTGGCAGACGCACGGACGGTGTATGAATGAAGGGATAAGAATATggtgttttccttttttttcctaccAAATTATTTTATGATGCTAGATACAACAATTTTGTAAAACTAATTCAACACAGTAAAAAACCTAATTTAACATTTTAAAaaactaattcaacattttttaaaaaatactgAAAGAGTATACTACAAATGTTGACACAATATATTGAAAATATTGAACTAGTATATTAAAATGTTGAAaggttaaaataaaaaatagaaactAGCATATTGGATCTTATTTGTTGGCATTAATTCTAATGAATACAATGGTTCAAATGGATTTTAAATTGGGTGTACGGTTGAAGAGAAAAGGCCGATGAAAGTTTAGAATTCGTTTAACCTCTCGTCCCCTCCCTTCATTTGTACCGCAACATGTGGACACTGCAACCAGCTGCTCCCTCTCTCCCAGCGATGCGCTACAATCCCCTTGCCCCGCCAGCCACGTGATGTGCCATCTAGATGTAATCATTACCGTCCATATAGtgttgcacgaatctcaaacaatGAAAGATACATAGACTATAAATCTTGTGAAAGATGGATAGGATTTCCGCAGATGCCCACCCCTGCTGCCTGCTGTACTCGTGCTGCCACCTCTACTCCCCGAGCTGCCCCTCCGAAGGCCCCCCCCCTCCACGCGGCAGGAAGAAAACAAAAGGGAAAACCGGCGCGCGGGGCAGAAGCGGCAATTCCCCCTACCCAGCGCGCACGGCATGCACATGGAATTAAACGCCCTCGCCTCCGcttccgccccccccccccccctctctccccttcctcctcccaggcttccaccggccgccgcgcccgagcTCGACCTGTACCGCCACCGCTAAACTAGCCGCCCACCCCGCCCGTGTTGGTTAGCTTGCCTGATTAGTGCGGCTCCACTGTTGCGGGAGGCGCCTTAATTGCGCGCGTGCCACGCTCGGTTGTCCCGAATATCTGCTGCAAAAAGCGGCCGGGATTCCTCCCTCCGCCCGACGGCCGCGCGCCCTTTGTTGATTAGCGCGAGCTCGAGCAGTGGATCGACGTGCTTCTTGCATATATGATGACATAAACTTCTACAGTTATTTTATGTTGTAaccatggttttaaatagcgggctatagcttCACTATAGCCCCGCTATAGCCTTTTTAAAGGGTCTCCGCTACGCTATTTGTATTTATGCCGCTATGGTAGCTATAAATGCTAAATTGGGCTATAGCTGCGCTAAATGGCGTAGCTTTAGTGCCGCTATAGCCTTATCCTTATTTCAGTGCTACTATTTTGGTCTTTTGGACAGTTGAATATTTAATTGCATGAATTGTGTTGTATTCTCAACTTAAGTAATGTTTCCGTAGCcctagaaatatatttatatttataaaattcGCTAATTACTATGTTTTTGTGCATCCATTACATAGCCTCGGGGAAAAATACGCCGCTATTtgtcatagcccgctatttaaaaccatggtTGTAACGAGTAAAGACACAAAAATTTTGCAAGGAGCAGCTCTCACCGATATGCTTTATTTTTAATAATCTTAGACATGCTCTTTTTTAGCCACACTGCATCATGGATATGTTCTTAGTCACCGCAGAACGGGAACGATGCAGCGTTCCACGTTCCGGGAACGGTCGTTCCGGGACGGGAACGCGGGAACGTTTTCGTTCCCACAATGAAAAAATGCATCGAAAACGTCGTTCCTCGTTCCGGGTTCATCGTTCCTCGATCCATCGTTCCGGGAACTCCGGTGACTATGGATATGTTTGAACAACATTTCCACTTTTTCTTCAGCCCTGCATGTGCATCTTGTTAATTATCACTCTATTCCCCTGGCTATGAGCAGTTCATGATACTTATTGCCCAATTGTGGTGATTTCATCTTTATTCTTTTCTCTCATAAGAATAATTGTTGTCTTCTATACAGTTTGATGTGCTTATCACGGGAAGAGGATCatttgaagaagaagaaatccatGAGCTCCAGGTGCGAATCAGACAAATCAGATTCTTTTATTTCAGAGGATTGACATCAAACTAACTCCTATCAATTGTGTGTAAAATTTGAAATATGGAGGCAAAGAATGAAGTCAAGTTGTTATTGGATCACTGGAAACAAGCTGATTTAATCCGTTGGTAACATGCTTCTCACCATTCTGGGTTCCTTCATTTACACATAGTTCTTAGCATTATATGGCTTTTACTGATATGATGCATCTCTATACACGAACACAATTATTTTAGACATCTGCATCGATTATCTGATGAATTATGGTCCACAGCTTTAAGCATTTTTGGAGTATAGGTTTCAGCTGTGCTTTCATGGGAAGATTAAAATAAGTTAGTCCCACCAAATTAACAGAATAGAAGCTGGAACGGCTAGCAGCTACCAATTTCACCTTCTGACAATAATCTGTGAACCCAAACATCAAGAGAATACCAAAACTGCTAAACACAAACTGCCAATAAACTGTGAACCTAAACATCAAGAGAATACAAAACCACAGCAGGTGAAAATTCTCAGTTCTTTGAAGCTAAAGTAGATTCACTTTCAGAAAATTAAAATTGGTGTTCATCAGGTCTGCAACACGACATAACACACTTGAGGACTAACGAAACCCAGAGTAAAGGATAAGATAAGTCACCCCCTTCCAGACAATATATTGCTTCTAAGCTGCGGCACCCTTGCCCTTCTTCCTCTGGAGCTTCTTCATGTAGAACTCGAGCTCTTTACCCTCAATGATGTAACTGTAATACAAAGGAAAATGCCATTGTAAGCAGCTGATTTGGTGACACAAGGCTTTGTTTCAAAACTAGCTGAGCCCAATAAATGATCTAAATGACTGGATGCCAACCAAATCAGTATTGACCCTAAACAGCCAGCACAACAATCTATAATTCACTACAGAATCATGAGCTAAGAAGAAACCCAAACATAATTTTAATATTCTTTACCCGTCAGCTCGGCCACACTGCCCAGGGCGAGAAGCAATGCATGCCAACAACCTTCCACTTCCAAATTGCTCCTCAATGTGCGGGTCAAGTGTGCGTCCCTGCTGGCGCTTCTCAAGCTTCCTCTGGACATGGTTACTCTTCTTGGTTTCCTCAGCTGTGGCCTCACCCTCTTGACCCTGTacatagaaaaataaaataataaatattacATAAGGGAACCATAAGATCTACAATATAGAAAAGGTACTTTGGTTAACTGCAAAAGTGTTAACATAAATACTAAATCAATTGTGGATATTTCAACATCTCCCATGAACATATTGacacagtttttttttcctacCAAATTTGTAAGGAAAGATCATAATTAGATCATCCCATGAAACCTAAAACAAGTTACAGATGCATAAGCAAGTAATCAATACAAACAGTTCACAAAAATGAAATCTACAAATATATATGCAATTAGTAAACACAAGCATGTGCAGTAGCCAGATCTCTCAcgaaataaagaataaacaatacATTATTTCACAACCAACACTGAACTTGGGTTGGAAAGAATGATACCTCAGCAGCATCCTTCTTAGCAGCCGGGGCCTTCTTCTTCCTACCAATGTCCACTCCATAGTGAGTGAGGTACCACTGCTTGAATGGGGCAGCATCAACTTGCACAATGGCGCTCTTCACAAGGGTCTGGGTCCGAACAAGCTCATTGTTTGACGCATTGTAGACAACATCCAGGATACGGGTCTTGCGGGTAACAGCCTCACTACCCC is drawn from Panicum virgatum strain AP13 chromosome 1N, P.virgatum_v5, whole genome shotgun sequence and contains these coding sequences:
- the LOC120655692 gene encoding 40S ribosomal protein S8-like — encoded protein: MGISRDSMHKRRATGGKQKAWRKKRKYELGRQPANTKLSSNKTVRRVRVRGGNVKWRALRLDTGNYSWGSEAVTRKTRILDVVYNASNNELVRTQTLVKSAIVQVDAAPFKQWYLTHYGVDIGRKKKAPAAKKDAAEGQEGEATAEETKKSNHVQRKLEKRQQGRTLDPHIEEQFGSGRLLACIASRPGQCGRADGYIIEGKELEFYMKKLQRKKGKGAAA